The sequence below is a genomic window from Anaerocolumna chitinilytica.
TCCGAGAGGGTCCGGTTCTTACTAATATTCTATTAGCCGATGAGATTAACAGAGCAACTCCCAGAACCCAGTCCAGTCTTTTGGAATGTATGGAGGAAAGGCAGCTCACCATAGACGGAAAAACCTATATATTAAAGAAACCCTTTTTAGTTATTGCTACCCAGAATCCGGTTGAAACAGCCGGTACCTTCCCTCTTCCGGAAGCACAGCTTGACAGGTTTTTAATGCAACTCTCCATGGGTTTTCCCTCCTTGTCAGAAGAAGTATTTTTAATGAATCGTTTTATCAAAGCCTCTCCCCTTGAGAGCCTTGCGTCTGTTTGCAGCAAGGAAGAATTGCTTAAGATGCAGGAAGAGATTAAGGAGATCTTTGTCCATCCTTCCCTTATGGAATATATGGCCGCCATCGTTCAAAAAACAAGGAATCATGAAGATATCATCCTTGGTGTAAGCCCCAGAGGAAGTCTTTCCTTCCTAAGAGCTGTCCAGGCTTATAGTGCCATAAAAGGATATCAGTATGTCATTCCGGAGCATATTCGTTATATTGCTCCTTATGTACTTTCACATCGCCTGGTTTTAAAGACTTCTTTTCAAAAAATTGAAGCCTCACGAGAAGTCCTGTCCCGAATTTTAGAGGAAATTCCTGTCCCTACTGAAAACTTTACAGGGAGGTAATTCATGGGCCTTATTGCTGCTGTTCTGGGGGCATATTTTTTATACTTCCTTCAGAAATTCTTGTATCGGCATTGGTGGAACAAAAACCTTACTGTCGAATTAAAAATCAATAAAAATACTGCAGTTGAAGGAAATAATCTTCTTCTCCAGGAAACCATTACGAATCGTAAGTTACTGCCTCTTCCTATATTAAAGGTTAAATTCCGAACCTCAAAATATCTGGAGTTTCCCGGAATGGAAAATGCTGCTGTAACAGACAATTACTACCGCAACGATATCCTTTCACTTATGATGTATCAAAAAGTTACAAGGTCGCTTCCTTTTCGATGCGGGCACAGAGGGTATTTTACTGTAGACCGGGCAGATATTGTCTGCTCTGACCTATTTCTCTCTTCCGAAATGGTTATGGACTTTTCTCAGAATATTTCCTTTTATGTTTATCCAAAAACAGTGAATACACCGGCCTTCCAGCAAGTGTTTAAAACTTTATCCGGTGCAGTTCTTACAAAACGCTTTACCAACGAAGATCCTTTTGAATTTAGAAGTATCAGAGAGTACCAGCCCTATGATGCCTTAAAATCTATTAACTGGAAAGCCTCTTCTAAGACTGGTGAATTAAAAGTTAATTCTTACAACTACACCTCCTCTTTTCAGGTAAAACTACTGTTGAATATGGAAAGAGAAACTGCGTTAAGGCAGGAAGACTTGGAAGAAGAAAGCATACGTATCGCCAGTACTTTAACAGAGAGCTTTCTCGCCCAGGGTATCCCTGTTTCCTTTCAGACAAATTGCAGGAATATCAACGGAGAACTAAAGGAAGCTATACAGGCAGGTTCCGGTATCCGTCATCTGGACTCCATTAATAAAACCTTAAGCCTTCTGGACACAACACATCCCTCTCCTCCCTTTGTACCCTACCTGGAGAGAGAATACAAGGCAGAAACGAATGAATATCTTATCTTTCTTTCAACTTACCAAAAAGATGATTTTCAGGAACTCCTTTGCAATATGCAGAATAACAAAGCAGAATTCTTCTGGATTATCCCTGTTAATAAAGATATCACAGCCACTGTCAGAGAAGAATTAAAAGCCAGAACTATCGTCTGGGACAATAGTTTAAATTAATCTTTTATGTAATAATAAAAATAAACATTAATACTAAAGCAGTAATATTCCTATTTACATTGTTGTACTGCTTTGGCTCTAAAATGAGAGGAAAATATGGACTATAGACTCTATCGAATAGCAATTGACCTTATAAACTTAATGCTTGGTTTTTTAGCAGTATATGCCGTCATGTTTACTGTAATGCTGCTAACTCATAATAAAGATTCATCCCTTTTACTCTTAATTCTGTCCTTTTCCGGTATCTTACTGTCCTATTCTATGCTGCAATTCTTAAAACATATATGGAGCTTCTTACTTTTACATGTGTTGCTCCTTGCTGCCCTTTTTGTTTTGGTTCCGTCATATCCCGGGAAGATTTTATGTGTTTTTTATATGGCTTGTATTACGATATTTCACCTGGTAAAACGATTAAACGAGGAAGAACTAAGACGAAGAAACACCAATTCTTCTCTGTTATTAGTTCTGCTGTTACTCTATATAATCAATCTGCAGCTCCATCTTGACGGTTTAACCCCTGTTCTTTTTAAGTTAGCTGTTGTGTTTATACTGCTCTTTCTAATCAATAGTTATCTTATTAATTTTGAGCACTATTTCAGCCTCCAGCAGGAAACCAGTAATATACCTCTTAAGCAGATAAAGACCGTAAACCATACAATTATTGTTTTTTTCCTGGGAATGTCTCTAACCAGTATGCTTATCTTTACCAGACTTCCTCTAAAAGAGTTTCTTCTTTTTCTAAGGCAAGGGGCGTTGATGGTGTTAAGAGCATTCTTTTCGCTATTTCCTAATCACTCGGACAAGATAACAAAAGCACCTGAAAAAGTAACAGAATCCCCTGTATCACAACCATTTCAACTACCGGAAGCTGCTGACCCTTCGCCTGTATGGAATTTTATTCAGAATCTTATAACGAATATCCTTATAGTTGCTCTTATTGTTGCTGCTATAGCACTTCTCTGTTATTCCATTTATAAATTTTATCAGGCTTTCTACAAAGAAAAGAGGAGCTTTTTTAAAGACAATGCCGAGTTTATATCTCCTTTCGAGAAAAAGGAAAATAGAATAAAGGAATCATCTACAATAGAGAAAAGAGGTTTTATGACTCTTTGGAAGCAAACAAACAACGACAAAATCCGTAAATTATTCTACAAGGCTATTCTATCAAAAAGGGAAAAGCTTCCTCCATCCTCATCTACTCCGGTAGAATTATCTCAATATATTCTATCTAATCACTCCTCTGATGAGAAAGAGAAGGATGAAAGATCTAAAGCTTTGGCCTATTACTATGAAAAAGCAAGATATTATAATGAAGACTGCCGCAAGGAGGATGTGGATATGTTCAAACATTTACTGCGTTAAGGATACTTGTTTTTATTTAAAGAGAAATACAGGCAGGTTCAAGGCAGGAAATCATACCAGTTTATCCTTCGAGATACTCAATAATCCTAGATACTCAATAATCCCTAGAGACTCAATAATCCCTAGAGACTCAATAATCCCTAGAGACTCAATAATTAAATGTGGAAGAGAATATAGATTGCCAATTAAAGTTGTGGCCTTAAGAGTTTAGAGTCCTCTGCAGTAGGCTATAAACTCTTAAGTTTTAAAAACCCAAGCTCCCTGATAATTAACCAAACTTCTATTAATGCTAACTGCTTTCACTAACTTAGACATTCCGATATTAATACCAAATGATATCAAAAACTATCATGAATGAACTTATACAACAAAAAAAGAAGCTGTCATCCAGCTTCTTTTTATCTATCTTATATCTTCAAAACTACACACTTTTTTGATTTCATCTAATTTCTAGGTCAAGCCCTCGACCTATTAGTATTAGTCAGCTACATGCATTACTGCACTTCCACCTCTAACCTATCCACCTGGTAGTCTTCCAGGGGTCTTACTAGCTTACGCTATGGGATATCTCATCTTGAGGGGGGCTTCACGCTTAGATGCCTTCAGCGTTTATCCCTTCCCGACTTGGCTACTCGGCCGTGCACTTGGCAGTGCAACCGATACACCAGAGGTCAGTCCAACCCGGTCCTCTCGTACTAAGGTCAGCTCCTCTCAAATATCCTACGCCCGCGCCGGATAGGGACCGAACTGTCTCACGACGTTCTGAACCCAGCTCGCGTACCGCTTTAATGGGCGAACAGCCCAACCCTTGGGACCTAATACAGCCCCAGGATGCGATGAGCCGACATCGAGGTGCCAAACCACTCCGTCGATGTGAACTCTTGGGAGTGATAAGCCTGTTATCCCCAGGGTAGCTTTTATCCGTTGAGCGATGGCAATCCCACTTTATACCACCGGATCACTAAGTCCTACTTTCGTACCTGCTCCACCCGTCGGTGTCGCAGTCAAGCCCTCTTATGCCTTTGCACTCTTCGGATGGTTTCCGTCCATCCTGAGAGGACCTTTGAGCGCCTCCGATACCCTTTCGGAGGCGACCGCCCCAGTCAAACTCCCCACCTGACATTGTCCACCAGCCAGCTAATGGCTGCATGTTAGAAACCCAATACTGCAAGGGTGGTATCCCAACATCGGCTCCACGGCAACCGGAGTTACCGTTTCATAGCCTCCCACCTATCCTGTGCATGCAATACCGAATCCCAGTATCAAGCTAGAGTAAAGCTCCATGGGGTCTTTCCGTCCTGGCGCAGGTAACCAGCATCTTCACTGGTACTTCAATTTCACCGGGTGCATTGTCGAGACAGTGCCCAAATCATTACGCCTTTCGTGCGGGTCGGAACTTACCCGACAAGGAATTTCGCTACCTTAGGACCGTTATAGTTACGGCCGCCGTTTACTGGGGCTTAAGTTCAACGCTTCGGATTGCTCCTAACATCTCCCCTTAACCTTCCAGCACCGGGCAGGCGTCAGCCCATATACTTCACCTTACGGTTTTGCATAGACCTGTGTTTTTGCTAAACAGTTGCTTGGGCCAATTCTCTGCGGCCTGTATTTCTACAGGCACCCCTTCTCCCGAAGTTACGGGGTTATTTTGCCGAGTTCCTTAACAATGCTTCTCCCGTCGGCCTTAGGATTCTCTCCTCATCCACCTGTGTCGGTTTACGGTACGGGCTTATAAAAAGCAATAGCGGCTTTTCTTGGCAGTGCCTTCATCAGCTTCCCTACTTTAAATTTCGGTCCACATCACATCTTCCCATTATGGAACGGATTTTCCTGCTCCACTGGTACCTCGCTTGTACCGGGTCTTCCTCTCCCGGCTCTGACTTCGTCTCTGCGTCCCCACAGTTCTGTTTTTATAAGGTACAGGAATTTCAACCTGTTGTCCATCGACTACGTCTTTCGACCTCGCCTTAGGTCCCGACTTACCCAGAGCAGATCAGCTTTACTCTGGAAACCTTGGATATTCGGCCTGAAAGATTCTCACTTTCATCTCGCTACTCATTCCGGCATTCTCTCTTCTTATCCCTCCACGGCTCCTTACGGTACCGCTTCATCAGTCTTAAGAATGCTCCTCTACCACTGCAGTTCAACTGCAATCCACAGCTTCGGTGTCGTGTTTTAGCCCCGGACATTTTCGGCGCAGGACCTCTCGACTAGTGAGCTATTACGCACTCTTTTAATGTGTGGCTGCTTCTAAGCCAACATCCTAGTTGTTTTCGAAATCCCACATCCTTTTCCACTTAACACGCACTTTGGGACCTTAGCTGGTGGTCTGGGCTTTTTCCCTTTTGACTACCCAACTTATCTCGTGTAGTCTGACTCCTAATCATCATCTGTATGGCATTCGGAGTTTGATAATCTTCGGTAAGCTTTGACGCCCCCTAGGATATTCAGTGCTCTACCTCCATCAGACTAAATTAAGGCTAGCCCTAAAGCTATTTCGAGGAGAACCAGCTATCTCCGGGTTCGATTGGAATTTCTCCCCTACCCACACCTCATCACCACCCTTTTCAACGGATGTGTGTTCGGTCCTCCACCGCCTTTTACGGCAGCTTCAACCTGGACATGGGTAGATCACCCGGTTTCGGGTCTACATACATTGACTACGTAATCAAAGATTACACGCCCTATTCAGACTTGGTTTCCCTTCGGCTCCGAACCTTTAGTTCTTAACCTCGCCAATGAATGTAACTCGCCGGACCGTTCTACAAAAAGTACGCGGTTCCACTCGTATGGTGGTTCCACAGCTTGTAAACACAGGGTTTCAGGTTCTCTTTCACTCCCCTCCCGGGGTTCTTTTCACCTTTCCTTCACAGTACTATGCACTATCGGTCACTAAGTAGTATTTAGCCTTGGGGGGTGGTCCCCCCGACTTCCCACAAGGTTTCTCGTGTCTCGTGGTACTTCGGATCCCGCTCGCTGACTTCCGGTTTCGCATACGAGGCTTTCACTCTCTTTGGCTGGCTTTCCCAAAACCATTCTGCTACCTTTCATCTCACTTATTGCGGTCCATTACCCCAGAGGATAAATCCCCTGGTTTAGGCTCTTTCCATTTCGCTCGCCACTACTTTGGAAATCGAGTTTTCTTTCTCTTCCTCCGGGTACTTAGATGTTTCAGTTCCCCGGGTTCCCTCTATTAAGCTATGTATTCACTTAATAGTAACGGAGGTCTTCTCCGTCAGGTTTCCCCATTCAGAAATCTGCGGGTCAAAGGATATTTGCTCCTCACCGCAGCTTATCGCAGCTTATCACGTCTTTCATCGGCTCTTAGTGCCAAGGCATCCACCCTGCGCTCTTATTAGCTTGACCTTCTCAGTCTTTCGACTGTCAGTCTGCAACTTCCGGAAAAAACTTCGTCAATTCTTTCCTTCTTTTGCTTGCTCTTATCTCCTGCCTAGCGTGACAGGGAAATAATCGCGTTTATTAGATGTCTTCAAATCAATGTGTAGTTTTCAAGGTACAATCTTTGTTCCATTCGATAAGATTCTCTTGCAGAATTATATTCTACTGAATACTTTTCATACTTTCTTATGTCCTGAAACAGTGGTCTAATGAGAATTGAACTCATGTCTGCTGTGTATCAGCTGCTTTTCCAATTAAGCTATAACCCTATTTGAAACTTTATGGCTTGTTCTGATTTCTACAAGCTTTTCTATTATAACAATTGCTTATTATTTTTTATAATCCGGCAGCCACCTGCTCTCCCATACCGTTTCCAGTATAGTACCATCGGCCGCTTATGTCTTAACCATCGTGTTCGGGATGGGAACGGGTGTGTCCCATAAGCGCATCGCCACCGGAAATTTTTTTGATAACTCAACAGTAAAACAACCCTTACTTACTTCCTTAGAAAGGAGGTGATCCAGCCGCACCTTCCGATACGGCTACCTTGTTACGACTTCACCCCAGTTATTGAACCTGCCTTCGGCTGCTCCCTCCTTACGGTTGGGTCACAGACTTCGGGCATTTCCAACTCCCATGGTGTGACGGGCGGTGTGTACAAGACCCGGGAACGTATTCACCGCGACATTCTGATTCGCGATTACTAGCGATTCCAGCTTCATGTAGTCGAGTTGCAGACTACAATCCGAACTGAGATGACCTTTTTGGGATTTGCTCCACTTCACAGCTTCGCTTCCCTTTGTAGTCACCATTGTAGCACGTGTGTAGCCCAGATCATAAGGGGCATGATGATTTGACGTCATCCCCGCCTTCCTCCAGGTTATCCCTGGCAGTCTCCCTAGAGTGCCCGGCCGAACCGCTGGCTACTAAGAATAAGGGTTGCGCTCGTTGCGGGACTTAACCCAACATCTCACGACACGAGCTGACGACAACCATGCACCACCTGTCTCCCCTGTCCCGAAGGAAAGGTCCCGTTACGGACCGGTCAGGGGGATGTCAAGACCTGGTAAGGTTCTTCGCGTTGCTTCGAATTAAACCACATGCTCCACCGCTTGTGCGGGTCCCCGTCAATTCCTTTGAGTTTCATTCTTGCGAACGTACTCCCCAGGTGGAATACTTAATGCGTTTGCGACGGCACCGAAGGTCTTTTGACCCCCAACACCTAGTATTCATCGTTTACGGCGTGGACTACCAGGGTATCTAATCCTGTTTGCTCCCCACGCTTTCGAGCCTCAACGTCAGTTACAGTCCAGTAAGCCGCCTTCGCCACTGGTGTTCCTCCTAATATCTACGCATTTCACCGCTACACTAGGAATTCCACTTACCTCTCCTGCACTCTAGCAACATAGTTTCAAATGCAGTCCCGGGGTTGAGCCCCGGGCTTTCACATCTGACTTACATCACCGTCTACGCTCCCTTTACACCCAGTAAATCCGGATAACGCTTGCCCCCTACGTATTACCGCGGCTGCTGGCACGTAGTTAGCCGGGGCTTCTTAGTCAGGTACCGTCATTTATTCGTCCCTGCTGATAGAGCTTTACATACCGAAATACTTCTTCACTCACGCGGCGTCGCTGCATCAGGGTTTCCCCCATTGTGCAATATTCCCCACTGCTGCCTCCCGTAGGAGTTTGGGCCGTGTCTCAGTCCCAATGTGGCCGTTCACTCTCTCAAGCCGGCTACTGATCGTTGCCTTGGTAGGCCGTTACCCCACCAACTAGCTAATCAGACGCGGGTCCATCTTACACCGATAAATCTTTTCACACTGTGCCATGCAGCACTGTGCGCTTATGCGGTATTAGCAGCCGTTTCCGGCTGTTATCCCCCTGTGTAAGGCAGGTTACCCACGCGTTACTCACCCGTCCGCCACTAAACAAGTAAGTTTCCATCCGAAGACTTCCACTTACAAGTTCCGTTCGACTTGCATGTGTTAAGCACGCCGCCAGCGTTCATCCTGAGCCAGGATCAAACTCTCAAATTAAAGTTTAATCATTTTCAGAATTAACATTGGCTATTCAAATCTAAGATTCGAACAATTGTTATTTCCGATAGTCTGTAGCCGAAGCTACCTACTACTTTACTGTTTTAAGGTTGTATCATTTCTGATACGGTTCTTTATGATCAATTTCCGATGCTGTCATTTCTTATAAATAAGAAGCAACATTCTCTTCTATCTCTCAATGAAATTTTAAAGAAAATTTCAGGGTTGTTTCACTGTTCAGTTATCAAGGTTCTGTATGCTCTTTCGAACTTATCAAACAAATTCAGCAACCATTTAAGCGGTTTCTTTTGTTTTGTTTTCAGCAGCTCGTCAGTGCTTTATTACTATAACACAGAGATAATTGTTTGTCAACATTTATTTAAAACTTTTTTTATCAGATTTTTTTAACATATTTTTCAATTATGTGTTTTAAATATATAACTTGAATTTTTAATACAAATCACAATATAATCTGATTATTTATTCATATAAGAAAACAAACATTGCTGTAATGAAACAGCGAACTAAATAATACCACTTATATAACTTTGTGTCAAGGCAATTATATATAATTTTCGCATATTAAGGACAAATTTCTTCGAAATTCCACTCTCAGTCTATAAGTATGGGTAATATTTTAAAATAAGAGTCGCTTATAAGGGCTGATATATCAATATATCGAAATAAACGAAATAAACCGTCACTTCCATGCAGCTTACATCAACATAGAAGTGACGGTTTATAATTTTGTATTCAGCTATTCTTAGCCCTCTGTTTTCATTGCTTCGATTGCACTGATTTTCGTTGCTCTGCTGGCAGGGTAATAACCTGACACTACGCCCACCATTATTGCAAGTCCTGCAGCGATTAATGGAAGCCACAAAGGTATTATGGAAAATTTACTATTTTCCGGATTATACATGTAGTTTGCAGACATTAGTGCCTGAAACAAGGGTCCTCCAAATTTATTAATCGCCCAGGATGTTATATAGCTTAAGATAATTCCTATAATACCTCCGATTAAGCCTATCATTGCGGCTTCAAATAAGAATAGTTTCTTAACATCTCTTACCAAACACCCAAGTACTTTCATAATACCTATCTCTTTCGTTCTTTCATAGATAGACATTATCATAGTATTTGCTATATTAATTGCCGATACCAGCATAGATATGGCTCCAATTGCCCCAAGTACTATCTGCAGCATATTGGCTGTGCTTAACATAGGCTTCATTAATTTTGCCAAGCTGTCCGTCTGATAGCCCATTTTATCAATAGCCGATTGAACATCCTCTACATTTTTAAAATTATCGACAGTTACTTTTAAATTCGTATAGTTTGCTACGGCAGTTAATGCTTTCTTTCTCTCTGTTGTCTTTAAGGTATTCACATACTTATTATACAGATATCTAAAGTAATTGATATCCATATAGGCATTATAATCAAACTCGAAGTTATTGGATTTTTGTAAAAATCCATATTGCTCGACTTTCACTCTCAAAGGTTTTTTCTTCTCATCCATTTGATATTGATAAGGATTAAAGCCAACGCTTATTTTTTCCTTTGTTATATCAACCTGTTTCGCTGAATAGTTTCTGGAATTTGGATTATAGAAATTACTCAAGGAGTCACTTCCAAAAACAATTACTCTGTAATCTGTAGGTGAAGGCAGACTTCCTGCAGTAAGGCCAGGAAAATCCATGCCGGTTATATAACTGCTGTCTATTACATATAACTGAATATTATTCTCATATTTGCCGCTGTAGAGAAAAATATTAGTCAATATAATAGGAACTACAGATTTCACATGGGGTAAGGCTCTTATCTGTTCCACCAGCGCATCATTCATGGGATCTGCTTTTACAGAGACATAATTACCTTTATCGTCTACATACCCGCCTGTGCTGCTGACATTAATAGATGTCAGACTTCCGTATTCCATAACCTGTTGGGTATAGTTCTTCTTCATACCAATACCAATCGATATCATTACGACAATTGATATGGTACCGATTACTACACCCATGACGGTCAAAGTCGTCCTGGCTTTTCTCCGTTTTAAGTTCCGAAGACCTATCTTGATTAAATCACTAATCTTCATAAAGCTCTATCCCTTTTTTAATTTTGCGCTTTGCCAGCAAGATACCAAATGCTACACTAATTGCTAAGGTTAAAAAGGTAATACCGACAACAAAAGGCCAGCTGGATAGCAGCGGATCTTTTCCTGTACCACCCATACCTGCAGCAGGCACTTCTCCTGTTGTACCGCCCATATCTCCTGTAGATATTCCATCACCGGCAGCCTTAGCAACACTTGTGGATGACAGTAAGGTATTCCCTTCATGAAGATATACCTGCACACCTAAATCCTGATTCATTTCAATTGTCATGGCTTATCTCCTCTCTTATTCTGCCTCTTCCATTTTTCTTAATTTCTTTTTATAAAGATTAATTCTTATCTTTCTTGTAACTAGCGTTCCAACTAACAATATAACAATTTGTATTATTACAAACATCCATATGGGAAGAATTGCTTTCTTGCCTGCATCTATTACAACACCGCCAGGATTAGTGCCGTCATCGGGTGTCGGAACAAAAGCCCCCTGAATAGTTCCTTCAAAATCCTTTGTAATCGAAACTTCCTGCCCTGTACTATCTTCAAAAGTTACTGTTAATACACCTTTTGCCTGGCCTTCCACAGCAGGTATTACTTCCATCTCAGCAGACTGCTGGCTTCCCGCTTCAACATTACCAATGAAGTACATATCACCTGTACTTAAGGTAAAATCACCGGATACCGTTGCTTTTACATTGTTAAGAGTGGATTTTCCCATGTTATAAAAATCAAATGTCATTGTTCCTGGCTGGTTTACAACAGGAGCCTCCCAAGAACCTACAACTATATTATCCACAACCGGTCTTGCATTTTCTACTGCTTGGAGATTTATAGTTTCCTTTGCGGTCTCTCCGATTTGTCCGGTAGTAGGATTTGCCTTCGCTCCTTCATAATCATAATCCATTGTAATATCAAGCGGATATGATTTTGTTACAGCATCGGATTTCACTCTTAGCTTCAATGTATTTTTAACACTTTTTCCTGCCGGTATTTTGCTGATATAAAAAGTATTGCTCCCATTTTCCACCGTGAACATATTGTCTGTCTGGTTTAAGGTTACTTTAATATTTCTTGCATCAATACTGGGATGAGTGTTTTTGATATCAAAAGTAAAGTCGAAAGTACTTCCGGCTACAAGCTTTTCTTCCCCTGTTGAGAAATTACTGATAATTAGTTTAGGTTTGCTGGAACCAGCACCATTTTGCACATTTAAAATATAGATAGTAGCAGTATCATCTGCAAAAGTCTTTCCGCCTGCCACATAGGAATATTTTAATGACAGACTATTGGTTCCCTCTGTTATAGTGTCCAGTGCTTTAAAGGACATGCTGACTCTGGCCTTTTTACCTGCATTTATACCGTCTATGTAATAATAAGGTTCAGAACTTAAAGGAGTAAAAGCATCTCCTGCAGCACTGGCTAATGCAACTTTTATGTCACTGATATTTATTTTACTTTTATTCTCAATATCAAAGGTTACATCTACTTTTGCTCCTGCATTCGGTGCATTGGGGCTTTGGGTTACATTCGTTATGACAACATTTGGTTTACCGCTTTCATCAACTCCCTCTGTTGCTTCAACAGCAAGGTATACTGATGATTTTGTGCTAAAAGTGGCCCCGCTTGCATCCGTATAAGAGAATGTAATAGGTATTTCTTTTAAACCGACCTTTGCCATCTCTGACACTATAAGCGGTATTTTCACATCTGTCTTTCCCTTTACCGCCAAATTGTTGGCAGATATTGACTTTCCGGTGTAACCCGGCAAGAATCCGTCCGAGCCTAATCCTTCAACACTTACTTGAATATTTCTAGCAGCGCTTTTACCGGCATTAAGTATCGATATAACCATATTAAACTTATCCCCGGCAACCAGTTCACTTGCATACTTCGTACTTACTATCTGAATAACCGGCGCATCTTCATTCGCGCTTAAAGTTATATAAACCTGACTGGTATCCGTATAGGCTGTGCCATCTTCATCTTTATATTTCATGGTGACTGTAAGCTTCTTTGATCCGGCTGTAGCATCATTCTGTACTTTAAGCGGCAATTTTACTGCATAGCTTTCACCACCCTTTAATACTCCTGCGCTTCCAATCTTCTGCTCCAGTTTTGTGTAATTAGGAGCAATCTTAGCTTCATCAAAACTTTTGTCATCAATACTAAAATAAGCATTTCTAGCGGATATCTTTCCTTCATTCTTAATAGTGAAGGTCAGATCCATTTTTTTACCTATTATAGCACTTCCATAATCTACATCATCAACTGTTAACTGAGCTGGTTCAATCTCATCAGAGATAACAAAATTAAGGGGAGGAAGTGTAAATGAACCACTGGTGCCTGTATTGCTATCATATGATACGTCAATCTTTACTTCTAATTTTGATATACCAATTTTGGCAGTTTCTTTAACCGCTAAATCAAACTCAATATAAACCTTTGAAGCACCTATACCAATAGGAGGATTACTTGCAGTATATCCTTCTCCTGTTAATGTAATATTACTTACCTTATATGGTTTTCCTTCTGTTACAACGGTAA
It includes:
- a CDS encoding AAA family ATPase, which gives rise to MRDLQQTVNEIKENVEKVLVGKSAVIDLLMTSLLANGHVLLEDVPGTGKTVLAKSLAKSLEADFKRIQFTPDLLPSDITGINYYNQKEGEFVFREGPVLTNILLADEINRATPRTQSSLLECMEERQLTIDGKTYILKKPFLVIATQNPVETAGTFPLPEAQLDRFLMQLSMGFPSLSEEVFLMNRFIKASPLESLASVCSKEELLKMQEEIKEIFVHPSLMEYMAAIVQKTRNHEDIILGVSPRGSLSFLRAVQAYSAIKGYQYVIPEHIRYIAPYVLSHRLVLKTSFQKIEASREVLSRILEEIPVPTENFTGR
- a CDS encoding DUF58 domain-containing protein; its protein translation is MGLIAAVLGAYFLYFLQKFLYRHWWNKNLTVELKINKNTAVEGNNLLLQETITNRKLLPLPILKVKFRTSKYLEFPGMENAAVTDNYYRNDILSLMMYQKVTRSLPFRCGHRGYFTVDRADIVCSDLFLSSEMVMDFSQNISFYVYPKTVNTPAFQQVFKTLSGAVLTKRFTNEDPFEFRSIREYQPYDALKSINWKASSKTGELKVNSYNYTSSFQVKLLLNMERETALRQEDLEEESIRIASTLTESFLAQGIPVSFQTNCRNINGELKEAIQAGSGIRHLDSINKTLSLLDTTHPSPPFVPYLEREYKAETNEYLIFLSTYQKDDFQELLCNMQNNKAEFFWIIPVNKDITATVREELKARTIVWDNSLN
- a CDS encoding ABC transporter permease, encoding MKISDLIKIGLRNLKRRKARTTLTVMGVVIGTISIVVMISIGIGMKKNYTQQVMEYGSLTSINVSSTGGYVDDKGNYVSVKADPMNDALVEQIRALPHVKSVVPIILTNIFLYSGKYENNIQLYVIDSSYITGMDFPGLTAGSLPSPTDYRVIVFGSDSLSNFYNPNSRNYSAKQVDITKEKISVGFNPYQYQMDEKKKPLRVKVEQYGFLQKSNNFEFDYNAYMDINYFRYLYNKYVNTLKTTERKKALTAVANYTNLKVTVDNFKNVEDVQSAIDKMGYQTDSLAKLMKPMLSTANMLQIVLGAIGAISMLVSAINIANTMIMSIYERTKEIGIMKVLGCLVRDVKKLFLFEAAMIGLIGGIIGIILSYITSWAINKFGGPLFQALMSANYMYNPENSKFSIIPLWLPLIAAGLAIMVGVVSGYYPASRATKISAIEAMKTEG
- a CDS encoding COG1361 S-layer family protein; translation: MKKFKQIFTAILIMTMIAANLAGGVTVKAAGDGGNTTSIVFADTINDVYGVPGETIHVKVPIKAVGGYLSEPRITVVTEGKPYKVSNITLTGEGYTASNPPIGIGASKVYIEFDLAVKETAKIGISKLEVKIDVSYDSNTGTSGSFTLPPLNFVISDEIEPAQLTVDDVDYGSAIIGKKMDLTFTIKNEGKISARNAYFSIDDKSFDEAKIAPNYTKLEQKIGSAGVLKGGESYAVKLPLKVQNDATAGSKKLTVTMKYKDEDGTAYTDTSQVYITLSANEDAPVIQIVSTKYASELVAGDKFNMVISILNAGKSAARNIQVSVEGLGSDGFLPGYTGKSISANNLAVKGKTDVKIPLIVSEMAKVGLKEIPITFSYTDASGATFSTKSSVYLAVEATEGVDESGKPNVVITNVTQSPNAPNAGAKVDVTFDIENKSKINISDIKVALASAAGDAFTPLSSEPYYYIDGINAGKKARVSMSFKALDTITEGTNSLSLKYSYVAGGKTFADDTATIYILNVQNGAGSSKPKLIISNFSTGEEKLVAGSTFDFTFDIKNTHPSIDARNIKVTLNQTDNMFTVENGSNTFYISKIPAGKSVKNTLKLRVKSDAVTKSYPLDITMDYDYEGAKANPTTGQIGETAKETINLQAVENARPVVDNIVVGSWEAPVVNQPGTMTFDFYNMGKSTLNNVKATVSGDFTLSTGDMYFIGNVEAGSQQSAEMEVIPAVEGQAKGVLTVTFEDSTGQEVSITKDFEGTIQGAFVPTPDDGTNPGGVVIDAGKKAILPIWMFVIIQIVILLVGTLVTRKIRINLYKKKLRKMEEAE